One genomic region from Actinocatenispora thailandica encodes:
- the pepN gene encoding aminopeptidase N yields the protein MPSLTHAEARARAELLTVRSYRVELDLTRGADRFGSTSTIRFGCTRPGTDTFAELRGTLRRATLNGRELDPTLVGNRLPLPDLAADNELVVVADGDYSHTGEGLHRFVDPADGSAYVYAMSFLDCAQNIFCCFDQPDLKAPVTLAVTVPEEWTVLANERGARIDARRWEFTETRPIATYMTTVCAGPYVSRYREHDGIRLGWHARASLAEPLAAASDELLELTARCFDAYHALFGVRYGFGDTYDQVFVPEFNAGAMENPGCVTHRDELLYRSAVTDAELETRAAIVAHEMAHMWFGDLVTMRWWDDLWLNESFATYLSYRVLPAASRYTDAWAGFAGQNKLAGYAADQSSWTHPVAPDEVADADSALVNFDQISYPKGASVLRQLAAWLGDEAFLAGLRDHFARHSYGNATLADLVDSLAAASGRDVAGWARQWLRTAGTNRLSLSTVDGQVGVRQQGVHGAPLRSHRIGIGAYRLSGGALVRDQRVEVEIDGGYTEVPGLAGDADLVLPNDGDLTFATVRLAEPAMRDLPRLLPAAADPLTRALLWTVAWDATRAADLPPGAFVDLVAAAVPGEASATLSTTMLANARNLVADRYLDPARRPAALATLAGTCRTMLADAAPGSGRQLAALRTLVSCLTEPIELAALLAGDLPAGAVLDAELRWRLVRRLVVLGAAGAAEIDAELARDNTGQGAVHATGCRAALPGAAAKQAAWRSMMHDETLTNRHLEALARGFWQPEQSALTAPYVERYFADILPATADRSGELAGRLAGWSFPGYAVSAGTVAAAEALLARDDLAAGVRRALATGRDELRIALAARSA from the coding sequence ATGCCGAGCCTGACCCATGCCGAGGCGCGTGCGCGCGCCGAACTGCTGACCGTCCGTTCCTACCGGGTCGAGCTGGACCTGACCCGGGGCGCGGACCGGTTCGGGTCGACCTCGACGATCCGGTTCGGCTGCACGCGACCCGGTACGGACACCTTCGCCGAGCTGCGCGGCACGCTGCGCCGCGCCACCCTGAACGGCCGCGAACTCGACCCGACCCTGGTCGGCAACCGGCTGCCGCTGCCGGACCTGGCGGCGGACAACGAGCTGGTGGTCGTCGCCGACGGCGACTACTCGCACACCGGCGAGGGGCTGCACCGGTTCGTCGATCCCGCCGACGGCAGCGCCTACGTGTACGCGATGAGTTTCCTGGACTGCGCGCAGAACATCTTCTGCTGCTTCGACCAGCCGGACCTGAAGGCACCGGTGACGCTCGCGGTGACGGTACCGGAGGAGTGGACGGTGCTGGCGAACGAGCGCGGCGCGCGGATCGACGCGAGGCGCTGGGAGTTCACCGAGACCCGGCCGATCGCCACCTACATGACCACGGTGTGCGCCGGGCCGTACGTGTCGCGCTACCGGGAGCACGACGGGATCCGGCTCGGCTGGCACGCGCGCGCCTCGCTGGCCGAGCCGCTGGCCGCCGCGTCGGACGAGCTGCTGGAGCTGACCGCGCGCTGCTTCGACGCGTACCACGCGCTGTTCGGTGTGCGGTACGGCTTCGGCGACACGTACGACCAGGTGTTCGTGCCGGAGTTCAACGCCGGCGCGATGGAGAACCCGGGCTGCGTCACGCACCGCGACGAGCTGCTGTACCGCTCCGCGGTGACCGACGCCGAGCTGGAGACGCGGGCGGCCATCGTGGCGCACGAGATGGCGCACATGTGGTTCGGCGACCTGGTCACCATGCGCTGGTGGGACGACCTGTGGCTGAACGAGTCGTTCGCCACCTACCTGTCCTACCGGGTGCTGCCGGCGGCGAGCCGCTACACCGACGCGTGGGCCGGCTTCGCCGGGCAGAACAAGCTCGCCGGCTACGCCGCCGACCAGTCCAGCTGGACGCATCCGGTGGCGCCGGACGAGGTGGCCGACGCGGACAGCGCGCTGGTCAACTTCGACCAGATCTCGTACCCGAAGGGCGCCTCGGTGCTGCGCCAGCTCGCCGCCTGGCTGGGCGACGAGGCGTTCCTGGCCGGCCTGCGGGACCACTTCGCCCGGCACTCGTACGGCAACGCCACGCTGGCCGACCTGGTCGACTCGCTGGCCGCGGCGAGCGGCCGGGACGTCGCCGGCTGGGCCCGGCAGTGGCTGCGCACCGCCGGTACCAACCGCCTCTCGCTGTCCACTGTGGATGGTCAGGTCGGGGTGCGGCAGCAGGGCGTGCACGGTGCGCCGCTGCGGTCGCACCGGATCGGCATCGGCGCCTACCGGCTGTCCGGCGGCGCGCTGGTGCGCGACCAGCGCGTCGAGGTCGAGATCGACGGCGGGTACACCGAGGTACCGGGACTGGCCGGCGACGCCGACCTGGTGCTGCCCAACGACGGCGATCTGACCTTCGCCACGGTACGGCTGGCCGAACCGGCGATGCGCGACCTGCCACGGCTGCTGCCGGCGGCGGCGGACCCGCTGACCCGCGCGCTGCTGTGGACGGTCGCCTGGGACGCCACCCGGGCCGCGGACCTGCCGCCGGGTGCCTTCGTCGACCTGGTCGCCGCCGCCGTACCGGGCGAGGCGTCCGCGACGCTGTCCACCACGATGCTGGCCAACGCGCGGAACCTGGTCGCCGACCGCTACCTCGATCCGGCGCGGCGGCCGGCGGCGCTCGCCACCCTTGCCGGCACCTGCCGCACCATGCTCGCCGACGCCGCACCCGGCAGCGGCCGGCAGCTTGCCGCGCTGCGCACCCTCGTCTCCTGCCTCACCGAGCCGATCGAGCTGGCCGCGCTGCTGGCCGGCGACCTGCCGGCCGGTGCCGTGCTGGACGCCGAGCTGCGCTGGCGGCTGGTGCGGCGGCTGGTCGTGCTCGGCGCCGCGGGCGCCGCCGAGATCGACGCCGAGCTGGCCCGGGACAACACCGGGCAGGGCGCGGTGCACGCGACCGGCTGCCGGGCGGCGCTGCCGGGCGCCGCGGCCAAGCAAGCGGCCTGGCGGTCGATGATGCACGACGAGACGCTCACCAACCGGCACCTGGAGGCGCTCGCCCGCGGGTTCTGGCAGCCCGAGCAGTCGGCGCTGACCGCGCCGTACGTCGAGCGCTACTTCGCCGACATCCTGCCCGCGACCGCCGACCGCAGCGGCGAGCTCGCCGGCCGGCTCGCCGGCTGGTCGTTCCCCGGGTACGCGGTCTCGGCCGGTACGGTCGCCGCCGCCGAGGCGCTGCTGGCCCGCGACGACCTGGCCGCGGGCGTCCGCCGTGCCCTCGCCACCGGCCGGGACGAGCTGCGCATCGCGCTGGCCGCCCGCTCGGCCTGA
- a CDS encoding phenylacetate--CoA ligase family protein: MIFDRAERMSTDERAALQQRRLRSLVDRLLAADGLQATRLRAAGVAGGADLTLDDLPGLPTVRKVDLWEHYPYGMLAVPRTALAGLHGSSGTSGRPTIVGYTEADLRLWGQVMARSLAGAGITPDSLIHNAYGYGLFTGGLGVHHGARTLGAAVLPISAGTTSRQLRLITDLAPDALTCTPSYAVYLGEAFAAAGVGPDEISLTVGVHGAEPWTDAMRDKIEALLGIRALDIYGLSEIIGPGVACQTLDSGSWLHVQEDHFYVEALDPNGDTPVPDGELGELTFTTFTKQALPLLRYRTGDLARLDRAPSPDGRTSVKMSRIVGRADDMLVVRGVNVYPSEIESVLLADPAVAAQYLLVLDTRTAQTRLVVCGELAADADPAPVVARLSAALHERLGLRCDVRVGAPGTLPRTEVGKAVRLRRWESGEPPLPDLA, translated from the coding sequence ATGATCTTCGATCGCGCCGAACGGATGTCGACCGACGAGCGCGCCGCGCTGCAGCAGCGCCGGCTGCGGTCGCTGGTGGACCGGCTGCTCGCGGCCGACGGGCTGCAGGCCACCCGGCTGCGCGCGGCCGGCGTCGCCGGCGGCGCCGACCTGACCCTGGACGACCTGCCCGGGCTGCCCACGGTGCGCAAGGTCGACCTGTGGGAGCACTACCCGTACGGGATGCTCGCGGTGCCGCGGACCGCTCTCGCCGGCCTGCACGGCTCCTCCGGCACCTCCGGGCGGCCCACCATCGTCGGCTACACCGAGGCCGACCTGCGGCTGTGGGGGCAGGTGATGGCCCGGTCGCTGGCCGGCGCCGGCATCACCCCCGACTCGCTGATCCACAACGCGTACGGGTACGGCCTGTTCACCGGCGGCCTCGGCGTGCACCACGGCGCCCGCACGCTCGGCGCGGCCGTGCTGCCGATCTCCGCCGGGACGACCTCCCGGCAACTGCGGCTCATCACCGACCTCGCCCCGGACGCGCTGACCTGCACCCCGTCGTACGCGGTGTATCTGGGCGAGGCGTTCGCCGCGGCCGGCGTCGGGCCGGACGAGATCAGCCTGACCGTAGGGGTGCACGGCGCCGAACCGTGGACCGACGCGATGCGCGACAAGATCGAGGCGCTGCTGGGCATCCGCGCGCTGGACATCTACGGCCTGTCCGAGATCATCGGCCCCGGCGTCGCCTGCCAGACGCTGGACTCCGGCAGCTGGCTGCACGTGCAGGAGGACCACTTCTACGTCGAGGCGCTGGATCCGAACGGCGACACGCCGGTACCCGACGGCGAGCTCGGCGAGCTGACCTTCACCACGTTCACCAAGCAGGCGCTGCCGCTGCTGCGGTACCGCACCGGTGACCTGGCCCGGCTCGATCGCGCGCCGAGCCCGGACGGGCGTACCTCGGTGAAGATGAGCCGGATCGTCGGCCGCGCCGACGACATGCTGGTGGTGCGCGGCGTCAACGTGTACCCGAGCGAGATCGAGTCGGTGCTGCTCGCCGACCCGGCGGTGGCCGCGCAATACCTGCTGGTGCTCGACACCCGCACCGCGCAGACCCGGCTGGTGGTCTGCGGGGAGCTCGCAGCCGACGCCGACCCGGCGCCGGTCGTCGCCCGGCTATCGGCGGCCCTGCACGAGCGGCTCGGGCTGCGCTGCGACGTGCGCGTCGGTGCTCCCGGCACGCTGCCCCGCACCGAGGTCGGCAAGGCGGTCCGGCTGCGCCGCTGGGAGTCCGGCGAGCCCCCGCTGCCCGACCTGGCCTGA
- the nadD gene encoding nicotinate-nucleotide adenylyltransferase, whose protein sequence is MQQQRRRRVGIMGGTFDPIHHGHLVAASEVQDRFGLDEVVFVPTGRPWQKEHERVSPAEDRYLMTVVATASNPRFAVSRVDIDRPGPTYTVDTLNDLRESYGPGVEFYFITGADALAAILSWKDAERMFELAHFVGVTRPGYELSAAHLPKASVSLVEVPAMAISSSACRRRVLDRKPVWYLVPDGVVQYIAKRKLYRNGPVDPPR, encoded by the coding sequence ATGCAGCAGCAGAGGCGGCGCCGGGTGGGGATCATGGGCGGGACGTTCGACCCGATCCACCACGGGCACCTGGTCGCCGCGAGCGAGGTCCAGGACCGGTTCGGGCTCGACGAGGTCGTGTTCGTCCCGACCGGCCGGCCCTGGCAGAAGGAGCACGAGCGGGTCAGCCCGGCCGAGGACCGCTACCTGATGACGGTGGTCGCGACCGCGTCCAACCCGCGGTTCGCGGTCAGCCGGGTCGACATCGACCGGCCGGGGCCCACCTACACCGTCGACACCCTCAACGACCTGCGGGAAAGCTACGGCCCGGGGGTCGAGTTCTACTTCATCACCGGCGCCGACGCGCTCGCCGCGATCCTGTCCTGGAAAGACGCCGAGCGGATGTTCGAGCTGGCGCACTTCGTCGGCGTCACCCGCCCCGGGTACGAACTGTCCGCCGCGCACCTGCCGAAGGCCAGCGTGTCGCTGGTCGAGGTGCCGGCGATGGCGATCTCGTCCAGCGCCTGCCGCCGGCGCGTCCTCGACCGCAAACCCGTGTGGTACCTGGTACCCGACGGTGTGGTCCAGTACATCGCGAAGCGGAAATTGTACCGAAATGGGCCGGTCGATCCGCCCCGCTGA
- the rsfS gene encoding ribosome silencing factor, which produces MAATEHARELALSAATAAADKKAENIVLIDVSEQLVITDVFLLASAPSDRQVKAIVDAVEERLLAAGEKPIRREGQRDGRWVLLDYADVVVHVQRNEERTYYELDRLWRDCPVIPFTDPAVVAEAGDSGR; this is translated from the coding sequence GTGGCCGCCACCGAACACGCCCGTGAGCTGGCGCTCTCCGCCGCCACCGCCGCCGCCGACAAGAAGGCGGAGAACATCGTCCTGATCGACGTCAGCGAGCAGCTGGTGATCACCGACGTGTTCCTGCTCGCGTCCGCGCCGAGCGACCGGCAGGTCAAGGCGATCGTCGACGCGGTCGAGGAACGGCTGCTCGCCGCCGGCGAGAAGCCGATCCGGCGCGAGGGCCAGCGCGACGGCCGCTGGGTGCTGCTGGACTACGCGGACGTCGTGGTGCACGTCCAGCGCAACGAGGAGCGCACCTACTACGAGCTCGACCGGCTCTGGCGCGACTGCCCGGTCATCCCGTTCACCGACCCCGCCGTCGTCGCCGAGGCCGGGGATTCTGGTCGGTGA
- a CDS encoding histidine phosphatase family protein → MTRLLICRHGQTGWNADGRIQGQTDIALSEVGHAQAEKAGDLLAAQHPDVLVASDLQRATQTAAAIAAATGLTVTTDPRLRERGYGPWEGLTDDELAQRYPTEFACWRAGEPVRVDGVEELAEVSGRMSAALLDAAGRAPGGTVVVVTHGGAARRGVGALLGWPDGVASTLGSLANCHWSELRRGRAGWRLIAHNLGA, encoded by the coding sequence GTGACCCGGCTGCTGATCTGCCGGCACGGCCAGACCGGCTGGAACGCGGACGGTCGCATCCAGGGCCAGACCGACATCGCGCTGTCCGAGGTCGGGCACGCCCAGGCGGAGAAGGCCGGCGACCTGCTGGCCGCCCAGCACCCCGACGTGCTCGTCGCGAGCGACCTGCAGCGCGCCACCCAGACCGCCGCGGCGATCGCCGCGGCCACCGGCCTGACCGTCACCACCGACCCGCGGCTGCGGGAGCGCGGCTACGGGCCCTGGGAGGGGCTGACCGACGACGAGCTGGCCCAGCGGTACCCGACCGAGTTCGCCTGCTGGCGGGCCGGCGAACCGGTCCGCGTCGACGGCGTCGAGGAACTCGCCGAGGTGTCCGGGCGGATGTCCGCGGCGCTGCTGGACGCGGCGGGGCGGGCCCCCGGCGGCACGGTCGTGGTGGTCACCCACGGCGGCGCCGCCCGGCGCGGGGTCGGTGCGCTGCTCGGCTGGCCGGACGGCGTCGCCTCCACCCTCGGCTCGCTGGCCAACTGCCACTGGAGCGAGCTGCGCCGGGGCCGGGCAGGCTGGCGGCTCATCGCGCACAACCTCGGCGCCTGA
- a CDS encoding ComEA family DNA-binding protein, with protein MGRAAGGRAAGAEPPGAEPFGPQLAETAEFQLAETAEFASIERLGSRDRAGSKAADAGAPRAGAERVEVVDLDGAGPGERAGVMVGSARPDGWFDRSARLLGVRHALLDPGRRGLRAIVVLAVVAVVVAGVVAWRLRPVADPVEPPRVPAAEPTGHPTPSATGELVISVVGKVRHPGVVRVPAGSRVADAVRAAGGALPGTDLGLLNQARRLVDGEQIAVGVTPPPDAGGVGGPGGSANPGRKVDLNTATADQLDTLPGVGPTLAERIIAFRTEHGGFRSVEQLKQVSGIGDARYADLKDLVTV; from the coding sequence ATGGGCCGAGCCGCCGGGGGCCGAGCCGCCGGGGCCGAGCCGCCGGGGGCCGAGCCGTTCGGCCCTCAGCTCGCCGAGACGGCCGAGTTCCAGCTGGCCGAGACGGCCGAGTTCGCCTCGATCGAGCGGCTCGGAAGCCGTGACCGGGCAGGTTCGAAAGCTGCCGATGCCGGTGCACCGCGCGCCGGCGCCGAGCGAGTGGAGGTGGTCGATCTCGACGGGGCGGGCCCCGGCGAGCGGGCCGGCGTGATGGTCGGATCCGCCCGGCCGGATGGCTGGTTCGACCGCTCGGCGCGGCTGCTCGGCGTCCGCCACGCGTTGCTGGATCCGGGGCGGCGCGGCCTGCGCGCGATCGTCGTGCTCGCGGTCGTGGCGGTCGTGGTGGCCGGTGTCGTGGCGTGGCGGCTGCGTCCGGTGGCAGATCCGGTCGAACCGCCGCGGGTGCCAGCGGCCGAGCCGACCGGCCACCCCACACCCTCGGCGACCGGCGAGCTGGTGATCTCGGTGGTGGGCAAGGTCCGGCATCCCGGCGTTGTCCGGGTGCCGGCCGGGTCACGGGTCGCCGACGCGGTGCGGGCGGCGGGCGGTGCGCTGCCGGGCACCGACCTCGGCCTGCTCAACCAGGCCCGGCGGCTCGTCGACGGTGAGCAGATCGCGGTCGGCGTCACCCCGCCGCCGGACGCCGGTGGCGTCGGCGGCCCGGGTGGCTCGGCCAACCCGGGGCGGAAGGTCGACCTCAACACCGCCACCGCCGATCAGCTCGACACGCTGCCCGGCGTCGGGCCGACACTGGCCGAACGGATCATCGCCTTTCGGACCGAACACGGCGGCTTCCGATCGGTCGAGCAGCTCAAGCAGGTCAGCGGCATCGGTGACGCCCGTTACGCGGATCTCAAGGACCTGGTGACGGTCTGA
- a CDS encoding ComEC/Rec2 family competence protein, translating to MGTPSAAGRGPAEPTRAKGSSADGRSHPRRGPDLRLVGVATGCWFAVLAAIRVPPSAALAGAVVGFVAAAGVLAFAVHRKPRREAVTRTDPGRLAVVLRLLVSVLLGAGCGALSTAAHTYPAQLETLAAPIRAHRLVHADLTVAGDPHAIAGSAFGTTWLVPATLTRFAPAAGGPTVRAHVRVIGFGSQPSWRSVLPGQRVAVTARLSPPQRADGTAAVLSITEPPKRLGDPPWYQRVAARLRAGLQVACRGLPSASGGLLPGLVDGDTSRLDPIVHADFATAGMTHLTAVSGSNLAIVLGFVLLAARWARAGPRVAALVGAAATVGFVVLVRPDPSVLRAALMGGLGLLALALHRPRAAVPGLAASVFLLLLVDPALAVQLGFVLSALATLGLLLFAPAWRDALRRRRVPGGIAEVVAVSTAAHVACAPVIAGFAGTVGLLAVPANVLAEPAVAPATVLGLAAAIASPVSPTAAHALAWLADWPCRWLVLVAHGVAGAPAATLPWPVGVLGAVLLAVILVAAVVVAGHRTARRLLLVVVICVVAGAAPVRWLAGGWPPDRWVFVACDVGQGDGLVLRAAPGQAVVVDAGPEPTAIDGCLRRLGIRSVPLLVFTHDDADHVGGVAGVFDGRQVGAVGVSRFRGTNGGRARVERAAGAHGLRPFPVPPGWRYRAGGLALTALGPPEPMTGTESDTNNNCVVLRAVAGSVSILLTGDAGPELQQELRVDGAPLHADVLKVPHHGSVHQDPDFVAAVGPKVAVVSVGVDNDYGHPNPGLLARITAAGIRVVRTDRDGDVAVVDTGRGLAVARRGPPPGRAPPSARALPPAVTRPARRSPRRRGPGCRRGTGYRTIAALRGFGAARRRRAGTRAGATRPGVVPVGVAVCRAVSTLVAPRRATWPGAAKGGGVRRHGWRGSSDAA from the coding sequence ATGGGCACGCCGTCCGCCGCTGGCCGGGGTCCCGCTGAGCCGACACGTGCCAAGGGCTCCTCGGCGGACGGCAGGTCGCACCCGCGTCGCGGCCCGGATCTGCGCCTGGTCGGGGTGGCCACCGGCTGCTGGTTCGCCGTGCTGGCGGCGATCCGGGTGCCGCCGTCCGCCGCCCTGGCCGGTGCGGTGGTCGGCTTCGTAGCCGCCGCCGGGGTGCTGGCGTTCGCGGTGCACCGCAAGCCGCGACGAGAAGCCGTCACCCGAACCGATCCCGGCCGCCTCGCCGTGGTGCTCCGGCTGCTGGTGTCCGTGCTGCTCGGCGCCGGGTGTGGCGCGCTCAGCACCGCAGCGCACACCTACCCCGCCCAGCTGGAGACGCTGGCGGCTCCGATCCGTGCTCACCGGCTGGTGCATGCCGACCTGACGGTCGCTGGTGATCCGCACGCCATCGCCGGCAGCGCCTTCGGCACGACCTGGCTGGTGCCGGCGACGCTGACGAGGTTCGCACCGGCGGCGGGCGGGCCCACCGTCCGAGCGCACGTCAGGGTCATCGGGTTCGGCAGCCAGCCGAGCTGGCGCTCGGTGCTTCCCGGTCAGCGGGTGGCGGTCACCGCCCGGTTGTCGCCGCCGCAGCGCGCCGACGGCACCGCCGCGGTCCTGTCGATCACCGAGCCGCCGAAGCGGCTCGGCGATCCACCCTGGTACCAGCGGGTCGCCGCCCGGCTCCGGGCCGGCTTGCAGGTAGCCTGCCGCGGGTTGCCGTCCGCCTCGGGCGGCCTGCTGCCTGGCCTGGTCGACGGGGACACCAGCCGCCTCGACCCGATCGTGCACGCCGACTTCGCGACCGCCGGGATGACGCACCTGACCGCCGTGAGCGGCTCGAACCTTGCGATCGTGCTCGGGTTCGTGCTGCTGGCGGCTCGCTGGGCCCGGGCCGGCCCGCGGGTCGCCGCGCTGGTCGGCGCGGCGGCCACGGTCGGGTTCGTGGTCCTCGTCCGGCCGGATCCGAGCGTGCTGCGGGCCGCCCTGATGGGTGGCCTGGGATTGCTCGCACTGGCGCTGCACCGGCCACGGGCGGCGGTTCCCGGCCTGGCGGCGTCGGTGTTCCTGCTGCTCCTCGTCGACCCCGCGCTGGCCGTGCAGCTCGGGTTCGTGCTCTCCGCACTCGCCACCCTGGGACTGTTGTTGTTCGCGCCGGCCTGGCGGGACGCGCTCCGTCGACGCCGCGTGCCAGGCGGCATCGCCGAGGTGGTCGCGGTGTCCACCGCCGCACACGTGGCCTGCGCGCCGGTGATCGCGGGCTTCGCCGGCACCGTCGGCCTTCTCGCCGTGCCGGCCAACGTGCTCGCCGAACCCGCGGTCGCACCGGCCACCGTGCTGGGGCTGGCCGCGGCGATCGCCTCACCTGTGTCGCCGACGGCGGCACATGCCCTTGCCTGGCTCGCCGACTGGCCGTGCCGCTGGCTGGTGCTGGTCGCGCACGGCGTCGCGGGCGCACCCGCCGCCACCCTGCCGTGGCCGGTGGGTGTGCTCGGCGCCGTACTGCTCGCCGTGATCCTGGTCGCCGCGGTCGTGGTTGCCGGCCATCGCACGGCGCGCCGGCTGCTGCTGGTCGTGGTGATCTGCGTGGTGGCGGGCGCCGCGCCGGTGCGGTGGCTCGCCGGCGGCTGGCCGCCGGATCGGTGGGTGTTCGTCGCCTGCGACGTCGGCCAGGGTGACGGGCTGGTGCTTCGGGCCGCCCCCGGACAGGCCGTGGTCGTCGATGCCGGACCGGAGCCGACCGCGATCGACGGGTGCCTGCGCCGGCTCGGCATCCGGTCCGTGCCGTTGTTGGTGTTCACCCACGACGACGCCGACCACGTCGGCGGCGTCGCCGGCGTCTTCGACGGCCGGCAGGTCGGCGCGGTCGGGGTTTCCCGTTTCCGCGGTACGAACGGGGGCAGGGCCCGGGTCGAGCGCGCCGCCGGCGCGCACGGACTGCGGCCGTTCCCGGTCCCGCCCGGCTGGCGTTACCGAGCGGGTGGCCTGGCGCTGACCGCGCTCGGCCCGCCGGAGCCGATGACCGGCACCGAGTCCGACACCAACAACAACTGCGTGGTGCTCCGGGCCGTGGCCGGGTCGGTATCGATCTTGCTGACCGGCGACGCCGGCCCGGAACTCCAGCAGGAGCTGCGGGTCGACGGTGCACCACTGCACGCCGACGTGCTGAAGGTTCCGCATCACGGAAGCGTCCACCAGGATCCGGACTTCGTCGCCGCGGTGGGGCCGAAGGTCGCGGTCGTCTCGGTCGGTGTCGACAACGACTACGGGCACCCGAACCCTGGCCTGCTGGCGAGGATCACCGCGGCCGGCATCCGGGTGGTGCGCACCGACCGGGACGGTGACGTGGCGGTCGTCGATACCGGTCGTGGCCTGGCGGTGGCCCGGCGGGGACCGCCCCCGGGCCGTGCGCCGCCGAGTGCCCGGGCGCTGCCACCCGCGGTGACTCGGCCTGCACGCCGTTCGCCGCGCCGCCGGGGCCCGGGCTGCCGCCGGGGAACGGGGTATCGAACGATCGCGGCATTGCGTGGCTTCGGAGCGGCTCGACGGCGCAGGGCGGGGACGCGCGCGGGGGCGACCCGACCCGGTGTCGTGCCGGTCGGGGTGGCCGTGTGTCGCGCGGTCTCGACGCTCGTGGCGCCACGTCGGGCGACGTGGCCGGGCGCCGCGAAGGGCGGCGGCGTGCGGCGCCACGGCTGGCGGGGATCATCGGATGCCGCCTGA
- the holA gene encoding DNA polymerase III subunit delta → MSQTPPLIRLVLGDEELLAARAVSDVVAAVRAIEPDAQPTERDANALTAGELAALTSPSLFGGRQVVVIRGAQDAKKDLAAALLGYAAAPADDVCLVLTHAGGNKGKALADGLQKAGVEVVRAARITRPRERVGFVRDEVRGLGGRCPEDAAEALISAVGNDLRELASACAQLVADTGGRLTVDIVNRYYQGRSEVTGFTVADAAMVGDLAAALESLRWALAIGVDPVPIADALADGVRTVSRVAGVRGNPYQLASKLGMPAWKIERAQRQARGWSPEGLAAAMHAAAAANAEVKGGADNRGYALERAILAVAGARGR, encoded by the coding sequence GTGAGCCAGACACCACCGCTGATTCGCCTGGTCCTCGGTGACGAGGAGTTGCTCGCCGCGCGCGCGGTGTCCGACGTGGTCGCCGCGGTCCGGGCGATCGAGCCGGACGCGCAGCCCACCGAGCGGGACGCGAACGCCCTCACCGCCGGTGAGCTGGCGGCGTTGACCAGCCCATCGCTGTTCGGGGGGCGACAGGTCGTGGTGATTCGTGGTGCCCAGGACGCCAAGAAGGACCTGGCCGCGGCGCTGCTCGGCTACGCGGCCGCGCCGGCCGACGACGTCTGCCTGGTGTTGACGCATGCCGGCGGGAACAAAGGCAAGGCGCTCGCGGACGGGCTGCAGAAGGCGGGCGTCGAGGTGGTGCGCGCCGCGCGGATCACCCGGCCGCGGGAGCGGGTCGGCTTCGTGCGTGACGAGGTGCGAGGTCTGGGCGGTCGCTGCCCGGAGGACGCCGCGGAGGCGTTGATCTCGGCGGTCGGCAACGACCTGCGGGAGCTTGCGTCCGCCTGCGCGCAGCTGGTCGCCGACACCGGCGGGCGCCTCACCGTCGACATCGTCAACCGCTACTACCAGGGGCGATCGGAGGTGACCGGGTTCACGGTGGCGGACGCCGCCATGGTGGGCGACTTGGCCGCGGCACTGGAATCGTTGCGCTGGGCGCTCGCGATCGGCGTCGACCCGGTGCCGATCGCGGACGCGCTGGCCGACGGGGTGCGCACGGTGTCTCGGGTTGCCGGCGTGCGCGGTAATCCGTACCAGTTGGCATCGAAGCTGGGCATGCCGGCCTGGAAGATCGAGCGGGCTCAGCGGCAGGCGCGAGGCTGGTCACCGGAGGGGCTGGCCGCGGCGATGCACGCCGCCGCCGCGGCCAATGCCGAGGTCAAGGGCGGTGCGGACAACAGGGGGTACGCGCTGGAACGGGCCATCCTCGCGGTGGCCGGTGCCCGCGGTCGCTGA
- the rpsT gene encoding 30S ribosomal protein S20, whose amino-acid sequence MANIKSQIKRNRQNEKRRQRNKAVKSSLKTAIRSFHEAANAGDSAKAETALRDASRKLDKAVSKGVIHKNQAANRKSAIAKQFQQISA is encoded by the coding sequence GTGGCGAACATCAAGTCCCAGATCAAGCGCAACCGGCAGAACGAGAAGCGCCGCCAGCGCAACAAGGCGGTCAAGTCGTCGCTGAAGACGGCGATTCGCTCGTTCCATGAGGCGGCCAACGCCGGCGACTCGGCGAAGGCCGAGACCGCCCTGCGTGACGCGTCGCGCAAGCTGGACAAGGCCGTGAGCAAGGGCGTCATCCACAAGAACCAGGCGGCGAACCGCAAGTCGGCCATCGCCAAGCAGTTCCAGCAGATCTCCGCCTGA